In the genome of Anomalospiza imberbis isolate Cuckoo-Finch-1a 21T00152 chromosome 29, ASM3175350v1, whole genome shotgun sequence, one region contains:
- the LOC137463734 gene encoding G patch domain-containing protein 4 produces the protein MSAPEPPGRGMLFAETQLRRHGWRRGQGLGRRQDGIAEAIRVKVKCDTAGVGHDAAEPFTFHWWDHVFNKAAANIAVEAGQDGISVKALSEQGGSISNKKPRKAGSSGSLLYGRFVKSATLTACGEQSVTLPGSSESSQEEEEEEKLDLSSVRRLTDEELVQACGGRTAHKGARHGLTMSAKLARLEEQERAFLATYRQREQQQEPPESSQGKKKKRKQSRDGANPEVLQSQEPNREQEEVLEEEKVAKRKKKGPSREEELTGEEEVMRKKKKKKKKKKKVIMEPCGEEVSGEEGKVMKRRKKPELSTEEEVVEEEGKAAKRRKKKKQQQEEEDKEPAETDVPLQETDEPNLGHSPTRKRKKKKRKREPE, from the exons ATGAGCGCCCCGGAGCCGCCGGGCCGCGGGATGCTGTTCGCCGAGACCCAGCTGAGGCGGCACGGCTGGCGCCGAG ggcaggggctgggcaggcggCAGGACGGCATCGCCGAGGCCATCCGGGTGAAGGTGAAGTGCGACACGGCGGGG GTGGGACACGACGCGGCGGAGCCCTTCACCTTCCACTGGTGGGACCACGTCTTCAACAAGGCGGCTGCCAACATCGCTGTGGAGGCCGGGCAG GATGGCATCTCTGTGAAGGCACTTTCTGAGCAGGGAGGCAGCATCAGCAATAAGAAGCCGCGCAAGGCCGGCAGCAGTGGGAGCCTGCTGTACGGCCGCTTCGTGAAG TCAGCCACGCTCACAGCCTGTGGGGAGCAGTCTGTGACACTGCCCGGCAGCTCTGAGAGCAgtcaggaggaggaggaggaggagaagctgGACCTCTCTTCGGTCAGGAG GCTGACGGACGAGGAGCTGGTGCAGGCGTGCGGGGGCCGCACGGCACACAA GGGTGCCCGTCACGGCCTGACCATGAGTGCCAAGCTGGCGcgcctggaggagcaggaacGAGCCTTCCTGGCCACATACCGGCAacgggagcagcagcaggagcccccggagagcagccagggcaaaaagaagaaaaggaaacagtCCAGGGATGGAGCCAACCCCGAGGTGCTACAGAGCCAGGAACCAAACAGAGAACAGGAGGAGGTgttggaagaagaaaaggttgcgaagaggaagaagaaggggcCAAGCAGAGAAGAGGAGCTGACAGGAGAGGAAGAGGTcatgaggaagaagaagaagaagaagaagaagaagaagaaggtcATCATGGAGCCATGTGGAGAAGAGGTATcaggagaggaggggaaggtcatgaagaggaggaagaagccAGAACTAAGCACAGAAGAGGAGGTGGTAGAAGAGGAGGGGAAGGCTGCcaagaggagaaagaagaagaagcagcagcaggaagaggaggacaAAGAGCCAGCTGAAACAGACGTACCTCTACAAGAGACAGATGAGCCAAACTTGGGACACAGCCCTacaagaaagaggaagaagaagaagaggaagagggagcCAGAGTGA